The following proteins are co-located in the Meriones unguiculatus strain TT.TT164.6M chromosome 4, Bangor_MerUng_6.1, whole genome shotgun sequence genome:
- the Niban3 gene encoding protein Niban 3 isoform X4, whose product MGARPSSPLSKRQQQQLRGQMDGLLRTFLPCYRRQLAAAVVKHIAQELGPKEPARCQLSHTKKLPRIREHQGPLTLLWGHPPQWQPTFCVLRGDGCLEWFSHKEEFEAGARPLGSAVLTGYTLLTSQRDYLCLLDDLCPNSSGDLVQEESLQLLEEPVRFVLFLVHPFRAHLCFCAGTRGAQRAWRLSLQGAIRLRATVLQRSKAPAACAFLDAVRLYRGHRGYSGYSSGDSEMLGSDAEVLSAELMRQLLPTLRPQTLRSLRGAGRIRARACSEFLDAVHTAVLAWASAGLRAFQPEKDALLAALERTVRADLEQILQQRAQRAGRIEAEIRDALEVCLCRAVNPQLPQLTVALLSPVEAMLGAVQTLLIRGMDRLFSHLRKNPSGPGLRREVYEFGEIPWDPELMQACYREAERSRSHLTQLAEPFGFLRVRSLVFGAQDLVQQLMASAVTTFLQLADKCLTSALDCSQAVEQLEKVRGLVLKKFTSDSETARWSFTRDWLLGIIWPFVWSQLRVSCNLEQSEVDGDILAVGSQVLTTEGVCRDVIQGLLLQRIDRGVRYPGSGVTDSCELCELPCGFWELNLSQPEEQPVLFIPELFSSKNGSFKWLRTKSRNGELDELLTLELFFFFKQNEIKFLFDFSKSVSTFTIGYKLNSKSYENVYP is encoded by the exons ATGGGGGCACGGCCCTCCAGCCCCCTGAGCAAacgacagcagcagcagctgaggg GTCAAATGGATGGCCTGCTGAGGACCTTCTTGCCCTGTTACCGAAGGCAGCTGGCTGCAGCGGTGGTCAAGCACATCGCTCAGGAGTTGGGACCCAAGGAGCCAGCCAGGTGTCAGCTGTCCCACACCAAA AAGCTGCCTCGAATCCGGGAGCACCAAGGACCTTTGACCCTGCTGTGGGGCCACCCGCCACAGTGGCAACCCACTTTCTGTGTTCTGCGTGGAGATGGATGTCTGGAATGGTTCAGCCACAAGGAG GAGTTTGAGGCTGGGGCCCGTCCTCTGGGCTCTGCAGTCCTGACTGGGTATACGCTGCTCACTTCCCAGCGTGATTACCTCTGCCTTTTGGATGACCTCTGCCCCAACTCCTCCG GAGACCTCGTCCAGGAGGAATCATTGCAGCTACTAGAGGAGCCGGTGAGGTTCGTTCTCTTCCTTGTGCACCCCTTCCGGGCTCACCTCTGCTTCTGCGCGGGCACTCGGGGGGCGCAGCGCGCCTGGAGGCTCAGCTTGCAGGGTGCCATCCGTCTGAGGGCCACCG TTCTGCAGCGCAGCAAGGCGCCCGCGGCCTGTGCCTTCTTGGACGCCGTGAGGCTCTACCGAGGACACCGAGGCTATTCAGGCTATTCCAGTGGTGACAGTGAGATGCTGGGTTCCGATGCGGAG GTGCTGAGCGCCGAGTTGATGCGGCAACTGTTGCCCACGCTGCGTCCACAGACGCTCCGAAGTCTGCGAGGTGCGGGACGAATCCGAGCCCGGGCCTGCTCAGAG TTCCTCGACGCTGTGCACACGGCCGTCCTGGCCTGGGCATCCGCCGGGCTGCGAGCCTTCCAGCCAGAAAAGGACGCGCTGCTGGCCGCACTGGAAAGGACGGTGCGTGCGGACCTCGAGCAGATCCTGCAGCAGCGAGCGCAGAGGGCGGGGAGAATAGAAG CCGAGATCCGGGACGCGCTGGAGGTGTGCCTGTGCCGTGCGGTGAACCCGCAGCTGCCCCAGCTCACCGTGGCCCTGCTGAGTCCTGTGGAAGCCATGCTTGGAGCTGTTCAGACCCTCCTCATCCGGGGGATGGACCGGCTGTTTAGCCACCTGCGCAAGAATCCTTCTGGGCCTGGGCTGCGCAGGGAG GTTTATGAATTTGGGGAGATACCATGGGACCCAGAGCTAATGCAGGCCTGCTACCGGGAGGCAGAGAGGAGCCGCAGCCACCTAACCCAGCTAGCAGAACCCTTTGGCTTTCTGAGGGTGCGGAGTCTGGTGTTTGGAGCACAGGACCTTGTACAGCAG CTCATGGCATCCGCAGTCACCACCTTCCTCCAACTGGCTGACAAGTGTCTGACATCGGCTCTGGACTGCAGCCAAGCAGTTGAGCAGCTGGAGAAAGTCAGGGGCCTTGTGCTGaag AAGTTTACCTCGGACAGTGAGACTGCGCGGTGGAGCTTCACCCGGGACTGGCTGCTGGGAATCATCTGGCCTTTCGTGTGGAGCCAGCTCAGGGTGAGCTGTAACCTG GAGCAGTCCGAGGTGGATGGGGACATTCTGGCCGTGGGCAGCCAGGTTCTGACCACTGAGGGTGTCTGCAGGGATGTCATCCAGGGTCTCTTGTTGCAGAGGATTGACCGAG gtgtcagataccctggatctggagtcacagacagttgtgagctgtgtgagctgccatgtggattctgggaactgaacctgagtcaaccagaagagcagccagtgctcttcatccCTGAGCTATTTTCTTCCAAGAATGGAAGTTTTAAATGGCTCCGAACTAAATCCAGAAATGGGGAACTGGATGAGCTTCTGACcctagagcttttttttttttttaaacaaaatgaaataaagtttttatttgacttttctAAATCTGTTTCAACATTCACAATAGGATACAAATTAAATTCAAAGTCATATGAAAATGTTTATCCATAA
- the Niban3 gene encoding protein Niban 3 isoform X5 encodes MGQMDGLLRTFLPCYRRQLAAAVVKHIAQELGPKEPARCQLSHTKKLPRIREHQGPLTLLWGHPPQWQPTFCVLRGDGCLEWFSHKEEFEAGARPLGSAVLTGYTLLTSQRDYLCLLDDLCPNSSGDLVQEESLQLLEEPVRFVLFLVHPFRAHLCFCAGTRGAQRAWRLSLQGAIRLRATVLQRSKAPAACAFLDAVRLYRGHRGYSGYSSGDSEMLGSDAEVLSAELMRQLLPTLRPQTLRSLRGAGRIRARACSEFLDAVHTAVLAWASAGLRAFQPEKDALLAALERTVRADLEQILQQRAQRAGRIEAEIRDALEVCLCRAVNPQLPQLTVALLSPVEAMLGAVQTLLIRGMDRLFSHLRKNPSGPGLRREVYEFGEIPWDPELMQACYREAERSRSHLTQLAEPFGFLRVRSLVFGAQDLVQQLMASAVTTFLQLADKCLTSALDCSQAVEQLEKVRGLVLKKFTSDSETARWSFTRDWLLGIIWPFVWSQLRVSCNLEQSEVDGDILAVGSQVLTTEGVCRDVIQGLLLQRIDRGVRYPGSGVTDSCELCELPCGFWELNLSQPEEQPVLFIPELFSSKNGSFKWLRTKSRNGELDELLTLELFFFFKQNEIKFLFDFSKSVSTFTIGYKLNSKSYENVYP; translated from the exons ATGG GTCAAATGGATGGCCTGCTGAGGACCTTCTTGCCCTGTTACCGAAGGCAGCTGGCTGCAGCGGTGGTCAAGCACATCGCTCAGGAGTTGGGACCCAAGGAGCCAGCCAGGTGTCAGCTGTCCCACACCAAA AAGCTGCCTCGAATCCGGGAGCACCAAGGACCTTTGACCCTGCTGTGGGGCCACCCGCCACAGTGGCAACCCACTTTCTGTGTTCTGCGTGGAGATGGATGTCTGGAATGGTTCAGCCACAAGGAG GAGTTTGAGGCTGGGGCCCGTCCTCTGGGCTCTGCAGTCCTGACTGGGTATACGCTGCTCACTTCCCAGCGTGATTACCTCTGCCTTTTGGATGACCTCTGCCCCAACTCCTCCG GAGACCTCGTCCAGGAGGAATCATTGCAGCTACTAGAGGAGCCGGTGAGGTTCGTTCTCTTCCTTGTGCACCCCTTCCGGGCTCACCTCTGCTTCTGCGCGGGCACTCGGGGGGCGCAGCGCGCCTGGAGGCTCAGCTTGCAGGGTGCCATCCGTCTGAGGGCCACCG TTCTGCAGCGCAGCAAGGCGCCCGCGGCCTGTGCCTTCTTGGACGCCGTGAGGCTCTACCGAGGACACCGAGGCTATTCAGGCTATTCCAGTGGTGACAGTGAGATGCTGGGTTCCGATGCGGAG GTGCTGAGCGCCGAGTTGATGCGGCAACTGTTGCCCACGCTGCGTCCACAGACGCTCCGAAGTCTGCGAGGTGCGGGACGAATCCGAGCCCGGGCCTGCTCAGAG TTCCTCGACGCTGTGCACACGGCCGTCCTGGCCTGGGCATCCGCCGGGCTGCGAGCCTTCCAGCCAGAAAAGGACGCGCTGCTGGCCGCACTGGAAAGGACGGTGCGTGCGGACCTCGAGCAGATCCTGCAGCAGCGAGCGCAGAGGGCGGGGAGAATAGAAG CCGAGATCCGGGACGCGCTGGAGGTGTGCCTGTGCCGTGCGGTGAACCCGCAGCTGCCCCAGCTCACCGTGGCCCTGCTGAGTCCTGTGGAAGCCATGCTTGGAGCTGTTCAGACCCTCCTCATCCGGGGGATGGACCGGCTGTTTAGCCACCTGCGCAAGAATCCTTCTGGGCCTGGGCTGCGCAGGGAG GTTTATGAATTTGGGGAGATACCATGGGACCCAGAGCTAATGCAGGCCTGCTACCGGGAGGCAGAGAGGAGCCGCAGCCACCTAACCCAGCTAGCAGAACCCTTTGGCTTTCTGAGGGTGCGGAGTCTGGTGTTTGGAGCACAGGACCTTGTACAGCAG CTCATGGCATCCGCAGTCACCACCTTCCTCCAACTGGCTGACAAGTGTCTGACATCGGCTCTGGACTGCAGCCAAGCAGTTGAGCAGCTGGAGAAAGTCAGGGGCCTTGTGCTGaag AAGTTTACCTCGGACAGTGAGACTGCGCGGTGGAGCTTCACCCGGGACTGGCTGCTGGGAATCATCTGGCCTTTCGTGTGGAGCCAGCTCAGGGTGAGCTGTAACCTG GAGCAGTCCGAGGTGGATGGGGACATTCTGGCCGTGGGCAGCCAGGTTCTGACCACTGAGGGTGTCTGCAGGGATGTCATCCAGGGTCTCTTGTTGCAGAGGATTGACCGAG gtgtcagataccctggatctggagtcacagacagttgtgagctgtgtgagctgccatgtggattctgggaactgaacctgagtcaaccagaagagcagccagtgctcttcatccCTGAGCTATTTTCTTCCAAGAATGGAAGTTTTAAATGGCTCCGAACTAAATCCAGAAATGGGGAACTGGATGAGCTTCTGACcctagagcttttttttttttttaaacaaaatgaaataaagtttttatttgacttttctAAATCTGTTTCAACATTCACAATAGGATACAAATTAAATTCAAAGTCATATGAAAATGTTTATCCATAA